The Buchnera aphidicola (Brevicoryne brassicae) DNA window CAAAATGAAGATCAAAATGTAGGTATTCGAGTTGCTTTACGTGCAATGGAAGCTCCATTACGTCAAATTGTGTCAAATTCAGGTGAAGAACCTTCAGTAGTTACTAACAATGTAAAAGACGGGAAAGGTAATTACGGTTATAATGCAGCCACTGATGAATATGGTGATATGATAGATTTTGGTATATTAGATCCTACTAAAGTTACACGTTCTGCCTTACAATATGCAGCCTCAGTAGCTGGTTTAATGATAACAACCGAATGTATGGTTACTGATCTACCAAAAGAAGATAAATCTTCTGATTCTAGCCCTTCTCCTGCAGGTGGAATGGGTGGAATGGGTGGAATGATGTAAGTTTATTCGTTTTATCTTATTAAGATTATTTGAATTATTTCTTTCCTCAGATTTAATGATTCTGAGGAAAGTTTTTTTTATCATCGTATTTAAACAATAATTAATTTATTATGTTTTGAACCAGTATCACAAACTAATTTAGGTACTAGATAACCAGATATCATTTTCATTAGATTTTTCATAATAGATTTTGCTTGTCTAATTGAAACTGAAAAATGCATTGTACCATTAACTTTATCTAAAATATGTAAGTAATATGGAAGAATATTATTTTCAAATAAGAGAGCACTTAATTTTGCTAAAATAATAGGATTATCATTAATATTTTTTAATAAAACACTTTGGTTTAGTAAAGTTACACCCGAGTTTTTTAATTTTAAAAATCTTTCACTTAATTCTTTATTTATTTCTTGTGGATGATTGATATGAGTTACTAAAACAATTTTTTTTAGTGATTTGCAAAATATTTGACAAAGATTAGAAGTAATGCGATTAGGTATAACAATAGGCAATCTAGTATGTATTCTTAATCTTTTTATATGATTGATTTTAGATAATGATTTAATAAGCCATGATAATTCATGATCTTTAGCCATTAATGGATCTCCACCTGATAAAATAACTTCATTTAGTTTTTTATTATTTTTTATATATTCAAGTGCTTGAATCCAATTGTCTTTTTTTCCTTGATTTTTTTCGTACGGAAAATATTTTCTAAAACAATATCTACAATTAATAGCACAGTTTGTTTTTACAATCAATAAAACTCGATCATTGTATTTATGTAGTAATCCAGGTAAAATGATGTGATTTATTTCTTTTATAGGATCCTTGATATATCCTGAAAAATTTAAAAATTCTTGATTATTAGTCATTACTTGCAAAAAAAGTGGATCGTTTGGATCACCTTTTTTCATTCTTAAAACAAAAGAATATGGTACGCGAAATGGAAATATTTTATTTTTTTTTAATTCAGAATATTGAATATAACTTTCTAAATTAAGAATTTTTAATAATTCTCTCGGTTGGGTAATAGAATTAAATAGTTCATGTAACCAGTTGTCTTTTTTTCTGATTACATTTTTTGTTGTTTTCATTTTTATATATTTTACAACAATAGAGGTTTATATGAGAGTATATCATAGCAATAATTTTCGTTCAGGTTGTAAAATTATATTTGAAAACGAACCTTATTTAATAGAATCTAGTGAGTTTGTTAAACCTGGAAAAGGACAGGCTTTTGTTCGTGTCAAATTAAGAAAATTTTCAACAAAGCAACTTATAGAAAAAACTTTTAAGTCCACAGACTCTTTAGCAATAGCTGATATTGTAGAATATAAAATTCATTATTTATATAATGATAGTCGTTTTTGGTATTTTATAAATAAAAATACCTTTGAAGAATTATCAGTTGAAAAAAAAATTGTTGGTTCTAATAAAAAATGGTTATTAGAACAAGATCCATGTATTGTTATTTTATGGAATAATCAGCCAATTTCAATTACACCTAAAAATTTTGTAGAACTTAAAGTGACGAATACAGAATCCACTTTAAAAGGTGATACTATTAATACTAATGTTACTAAATTAGCTACTTTAAGTACAGGGGCTATTGTAAAAGTACCATTATTTATTCAAATTGGTTCATTAGTAAAAGTAGATACTCGATCTGGTCAATATGTTTGTAGAGTTAAATAGAAATTTTTTAGAATTATATTAAATTTATTAATATTCATTTCCTTTGACATATTGTCTATAACTATCCCATTCAAAAGTTAACCATAAACTATTACCTAAGCGCATCCTATCAATTACTCTTTCACCTAATAAATTTTTCATTCCATTATGATCTAAATTCGACAACATTCCAGTCGATCGTTTAGACGATGATCTTCTATCAACTATTTGATTAATAATTACCTTTTCATAACGAGATTCAGTTTGCATACCAATTTCGTCAATCATTAGTAAATCAACGCTACTAAGATTATTTAATAAACTTTCTTCAGTAACATTACTAGCACCACTAAATGTACCTTTCATATTTGACATTAAATCAGCTACAGTAACGAGTAAAATACTTTTTCCATGTAAAATTAAATAATTTCCTATAGCTGATGCCAAATGATTTTTTCCCGTTCCTGGTTTTCCTGAAAAAATAAAACTAGCTATGTTTTGATTAAATTCTTCTGCATATCTTTTTGATGCTTTTAATACCCTTTTTTGACCATCATGTTGAATTTTATAATTATCAAATGAACAATTCATATATAATTCTCGGATACCTGATCTTCCTAAGACACGTTGCATTCTCATGGCTTTATTTTCGCGTAATATAGATTCAGAAGATAATCTACCTTGTTCTTGATTCCAGGCTAATAAATCTTCATCATTATCAAATTTTGGTTTAATATTATTTGGCATGAGACGTTTAAGACGTTTAAAGAATTCAGTATGAAATGTCATTATTTACCTCTAAATCCATTTGGTATAGTTTGATCTGGTGTTGGTATATAGGTAACATCTCTTTTTTTTTGTTGAAAATTATTAATTGATCTACTTTTTTGTAAGCTTCTAGCTAATTTTTGTTGCCATTGTATATGATGAAAAAAACAACCTTCTACTTCCCAATATGAAATAAAAGCAGCCAGTTCAGATTTTGATACTTCTTTATTTAACATGATACCCCATAATGCAGCTTGATGAATAAAATCTTTATCAGGTATCCATTGAGAATGCATAGAAAATTTTTTATTTATATTTTGTTTTTTCACATTTTTATATACAGAGTCATATTCGAGATCAAATATTTTTTTTAAAAAAAAAGGAGTTACTGCATAAAAAATAGGAGTATTGTTTTTTAAAATTGTTACAGCACCGTTATTAGATGTTTCTAAAATTTGAATAGGATTTTTACAAAATAAATCAAGTGTTGTATTTTGACAAATTAAAATTTTCATAAATATTTTACCTTTTTAAATTGATTTAAATTAATATGTATTATTAAATATTTTGATATATATTATAAATTTGATATGTTAAAAAAATAAAGATAGCATTCAATATGGTTTGTAATTTTTTTTTTATGCAAAATCCAATTTTGGGGTATTATAAGAGGTTTTTGTTTTTCTTTTTCGATATAAATAAGAGAGTTGTTTTTAATCCATTTATTATTTTCTAATAAATTAAGAGTTGATTCAATCAATCCTTGATAATAAGGTGGATCAATAAATATTATATCATATGGTTTACCGTTTTTTTTAAGCCAACTTAAAGTATTTGTATGTATAATTTCTACATTATGTATATTTAATTTTTTAATATTTTTTTTAAGATCAATTATTGTTTTTTTTTTTATTTCTAGAAAAGTTGAAAATGCAGCATAACGAGATATAGCTTCAATTCCTAGCGCACCACTACCTGCAAAACAATCAAGACATCGAGAATTTTTTATGTATTTAGATAACCATTCAAATAGCGTCTCTCTTATTTGATTAGTAGTAGGACGTAAATTGACAGTACTATTAAAAGATATTTTTCTTCCTTTAAATTTTCCAGAAATAATGTAGATTTTTCCGTTTTTTTTTAAAAAATAATTATGCATTTTATTATATTATTTATCTTAGTGGTATAATTTATTTTAATATTAATAATAATGTAAATAAATATTTTTTTAAAAGATATTACATGTTTTATAAAAATAGTTTTTATTTGTAAAGTAAAAGAGGAACAATATGAAAGATGAAAAAAAAAATGGTTTTTTTTCTTGGTTTAGTTCCACAATAAGAAGAAAAAAAACCGTAGAAAATAAAGAAGAAACAGAAAACAAAAACAACGATTTATTAAATAAAACAATACTTGATAAAGAAAATAAAACACTAGAAATTAATCAAAGTTTATATAACTTAAAAACTTCATTAATTCAAAAAAATGATATTAAAGGCGAAAAAATAGAAATATTAAATAATAACAATTCAAAAATTATTAAAAATACGAAAATAAATTTTTTTGCGCGTTTAAAGAAAAGTTTAAATAAAACAAAAAAAATTCTTGGTGATGGTATTAATCATATTTTTTTATCAACAACTGTTGATAAAATTCTTTTTGAAGAATTAGAAGAAAAAATGTTACTTGCTGATATTGGAGTTAATACTACAGATCAAATTATTAATAATTTAATTAAGGAAATTAATTATAAAGATTCATGTATTCCTGAAAAAGTATATTTTTTATTAAAAAAAAATATGTACAATATTTTACAAAAAGTAGAAAAACCTTTAAAAATATCTAATCGTGTACCTTTTGTCATTTTAGTAGTAGGCGTTAACGGTACAGGAAAAACTACAACTGTCGTTAAATTAGCACAAAAATATAAATTAGAAGGTAAATCTGTAATTTTAGCAGCTGGAGACACATTTAGAGCTGCAGGTATAGAACAATTACAAATATTAGGAAAATTAAATAAAATACCGGTAATTGCTCAAAGTTTTAATTCAGATCCAGCAGCAGTAGTATTCGATGCAATAAAATCCGCAAAAGCAAAAAAAGTAGATGTTTTAATTATTGATACAGCAGGTAGATTACATAATAAATTACATTTAATAGAAGAGCTAAAAAAGATTGTTAGAGTAATAAAAAAAATAGATGCATCTGCACCACATGAAACAGTGCTAACTGTTGATGCTTGTAATGGACAAAATACAATATCACAAACAGAAATATTTCATAAAGCCTTAAATTTAACTGGTATTATAATTACTAAATTAGATGGAACAGCTAAAGGAGGAGTTGTTTTTTCATTAGCAAATCAATTTAAAATCCCTATTCGTTACGTTGGAATTGGTGAAAAAACACAAGATTTAGGTGTGTTTAATGGTAAAGAATTTATTAATGCTATCTTTAGTAAAGAATAAAAATATTTTTTTGTATTATCAAGATAAATCTTTGATTTATATTTTTAATTAAAGTATCATACTAATGTCCCACATATTCATATTTTAGTTTGTATAATTCGTTGATGCGGGAATAAAAATGATTAATAAATTACAGATTTTATCTGTGACACCACCAAGTAATTTAGATGCTTATATTAGAATCGCTAATTTATGGCCAATGCTATCACTTAAAGAAGAAAAATTACTCACTAAACGTTTGCGTTATAATGGTGATTTAGAAGCAGCAAAAACTTTAATTTTATCTCATCTTCGTTTTGTAATTCATATTTCACGTACTTATTCAGGATATGGTTTGCTTCAAGCTGATCTTATACAAGAAGGAAATATTGGCTTAATGAAAGCAGTACGTAGATTTAATCCTGAAATAGGAGTTCGTTTAGTTTCTTTTGCTGTTCACTGGATCAAATCAGAAATTCATGAGTATGTTTTACGAAATTGGCGTATCGTCAAAGTGGCTACTACTAAATCTCAAAGAAAATTATTTTTCAATTTGAGAAAAACAAAAAAAAGATTAGGTTGGTTTAATGAAGAAGAAATAAAGATAGTCGCAAAAGAATTAGGAGTTAGTAGTAAAGACGTAAGAGAAATGGAATCACGAATGTCAGTTCAGGATGTTACTTTTAATCCTTTCCCAGAAGATGACTATATAGATGGAAAAAATAGTAATACTATACAATATTTACAAGACAAAACGTCTAATTTTGCTAATGGTGTAGAAGCAGATAACTGGGAAGAACATGCTGCAAATAAACTTAATAATGCGTTATTAGGATTAGATGAACGTAGTCGTAATATTATTCAAGCACGTTGGTTAGATAAAGATAAAAAAAATACTTTACAAAAATTAGCAAGGAATTATGGTATTTCTGCAGAACGCGTTCGACAATTAGAAAAAAATGCAATGAAAAAATTAAAAATAGCTATAGAATCCTAATTTAGGAAATAAATCTTATAGTATAGATATGGACAATTTATAACAATTTTTTCATACAGAGTATGAGAACAACTTTATTTGAAATTAAAAACTCATACTCTTTTTTATTTCAAAAAATATTCTTTTATTTACAATAAAACTATTTTATATTGTTATTCTACTGTAACTGATTTAGCAAGATGTCTTGGTTGATCAATATTTTTCTTTTTACTTAAGGCAATATAATAAGCAAGTAACTGCAGAGGAATGGTATAAAAAATAGGTGCTATTAATTCTTCTATATATGGAAGCTTAATACAATTTACATTTTTTTCATAATCAAATTCTTGATCTGAAAAAACGTAAATCAACCCGCCTCTTAAAGATATTTCTTTAATATTTTTTTTAATTTTTTCTAATAATGAATTTTTTGGAGCGATAATAATTACTGGTATATTTTTATCAATTAGAGCAAGAGGTCCATGTTTTAGTTCTCCAGCAGGATAAGCTTCAGCATGAATATAAGAAATTTCTTTTAATTTTAAAGCTCCTTCCATTGCAATAGGATAGTACTCACCTCTTCCAATGAATAATATGTTTTTTTTGTTAGATAATTGATTTGCCATATTTTTAATTAATGGATTTTTTTTTAAAATTTCTTGAATTCTGGTAGGTAAAACATTTAAACTTTGTACGATTTTTTTTTCAATATTTCTTTTTTTTTGTAAATTTGCAAGTTTAGCAACTAACATAAGTAAAACAGTCAATTGTGTTGTAAAAGATTTTGTGGAAGCAACACCTATTTCTATTCCAGCTTTAGTTGATA harbors:
- the epmB gene encoding EF-P beta-lysylation protein EpmB — its product is MKTTKNVIRKKDNWLHELFNSITQPRELLKILNLESYIQYSELKKNKIFPFRVPYSFVLRMKKGDPNDPLFLQVMTNNQEFLNFSGYIKDPIKEINHIILPGLLHKYNDRVLLIVKTNCAINCRYCFRKYFPYEKNQGKKDNWIQALEYIKNNKKLNEVILSGGDPLMAKDHELSWLIKSLSKINHIKRLRIHTRLPIVIPNRITSNLCQIFCKSLKKIVLVTHINHPQEINKELSERFLKLKNSGVTLLNQSVLLKNINDNPIILAKLSALLFENNILPYYLHILDKVNGTMHFSVSIRQAKSIMKNLMKMISGYLVPKLVCDTGSKHNKLIIV
- the efp gene encoding elongation factor P, with product MRVYHSNNFRSGCKIIFENEPYLIESSEFVKPGKGQAFVRVKLRKFSTKQLIEKTFKSTDSLAIADIVEYKIHYLYNDSRFWYFINKNTFEELSVEKKIVGSNKKWLLEQDPCIVILWNNQPISITPKNFVELKVTNTESTLKGDTINTNVTKLATLSTGAIVKVPLFIQIGSLVKVDTRSGQYVCRVK
- the dnaC gene encoding DNA replication protein DnaC, producing the protein MTFHTEFFKRLKRLMPNNIKPKFDNDEDLLAWNQEQGRLSSESILRENKAMRMQRVLGRSGIRELYMNCSFDNYKIQHDGQKRVLKASKRYAEEFNQNIASFIFSGKPGTGKNHLASAIGNYLILHGKSILLVTVADLMSNMKGTFSGASNVTEESLLNNLSSVDLLMIDEIGMQTESRYEKVIINQIVDRRSSSKRSTGMLSNLDHNGMKNLLGERVIDRMRLGNSLWLTFEWDSYRQYVKGNEY
- the dnaT gene encoding primosomal protein DnaT, which encodes MKILICQNTTLDLFCKNPIQILETSNNGAVTILKNNTPIFYAVTPFFLKKIFDLEYDSVYKNVKKQNINKKFSMHSQWIPDKDFIHQAALWGIMLNKEVSKSELAAFISYWEVEGCFFHHIQWQQKLARSLQKSRSINNFQQKKRDVTYIPTPDQTIPNGFRGK
- the rsmD gene encoding 16S rRNA (guanine(966)-N(2))-methyltransferase RsmD; translated protein: MHNYFLKKNGKIYIISGKFKGRKISFNSTVNLRPTTNQIRETLFEWLSKYIKNSRCLDCFAGSGALGIEAISRYAAFSTFLEIKKKTIIDLKKNIKKLNIHNVEIIHTNTLSWLKKNGKPYDIIFIDPPYYQGLIESTLNLLENNKWIKNNSLIYIEKEKQKPLIIPQNWILHKKKITNHIECYLYFFNISNL
- the ftsY gene encoding signal recognition particle-docking protein FtsY, translated to MKDEKKNGFFSWFSSTIRRKKTVENKEETENKNNDLLNKTILDKENKTLEINQSLYNLKTSLIQKNDIKGEKIEILNNNNSKIIKNTKINFFARLKKSLNKTKKILGDGINHIFLSTTVDKILFEELEEKMLLADIGVNTTDQIINNLIKEINYKDSCIPEKVYFLLKKNMYNILQKVEKPLKISNRVPFVILVVGVNGTGKTTTVVKLAQKYKLEGKSVILAAGDTFRAAGIEQLQILGKLNKIPVIAQSFNSDPAAVVFDAIKSAKAKKVDVLIIDTAGRLHNKLHLIEELKKIVRVIKKIDASAPHETVLTVDACNGQNTISQTEIFHKALNLTGIIITKLDGTAKGGVVFSLANQFKIPIRYVGIGEKTQDLGVFNGKEFINAIFSKE
- the rpoH gene encoding RNA polymerase sigma factor RpoH; protein product: MINKLQILSVTPPSNLDAYIRIANLWPMLSLKEEKLLTKRLRYNGDLEAAKTLILSHLRFVIHISRTYSGYGLLQADLIQEGNIGLMKAVRRFNPEIGVRLVSFAVHWIKSEIHEYVLRNWRIVKVATTKSQRKLFFNLRKTKKRLGWFNEEEIKIVAKELGVSSKDVREMESRMSVQDVTFNPFPEDDYIDGKNSNTIQYLQDKTSNFANGVEADNWEEHAANKLNNALLGLDERSRNIIQARWLDKDKKNTLQKLARNYGISAERVRQLEKNAMKKLKIAIES